The following proteins are encoded in a genomic region of Paenibacillus sp. FSL R7-0273:
- the mraY gene encoding phospho-N-acetylmuramoyl-pentapeptide-transferase, with protein MDYQLLLLTIAVSFILAVISAPLIIPLLRRMKFGQQVRDDGPQSHLKKAGTPTMGGIIIMVAFTLSFLKFSVVNSDFYVLLVATLGYGLIGFLDDYIKIAFKRSLGLTARQKLAGQLLVGIVLSILLINAGHHTGISIPGTDISFDWGPWFYYPFIVIMMMAVTNAVNFTDGVDGLLSGVSAIALAAFAVVAMQATSIAAGVCAAAMIGAVLGFLVFNAHPAKVFMGDFGSFGIGGAIGAIAIVTKSELLFVVIGGVFVIEMLSVVLQVASFKTRGKRIFRMSPIHHHFELGGWSEWRVVTTFWAVSLLLAAVGLILSKGL; from the coding sequence ATGGATTATCAACTTCTGCTGCTGACAATTGCTGTATCCTTTATCCTTGCGGTCATTTCCGCTCCGCTGATCATTCCGCTGCTGCGCAGGATGAAATTCGGACAGCAAGTGAGGGACGACGGGCCGCAATCCCACCTGAAAAAAGCGGGAACGCCTACAATGGGCGGTATTATTATCATGGTAGCCTTCACGTTATCCTTTTTGAAATTTTCAGTAGTGAATTCGGATTTTTATGTGCTGCTGGTCGCTACACTCGGCTACGGGCTGATCGGTTTTCTGGATGACTATATCAAAATTGCCTTCAAGCGTTCACTAGGGCTTACTGCACGGCAGAAGCTGGCAGGCCAGCTTCTGGTCGGCATTGTGCTGAGCATCCTGCTGATTAATGCCGGCCACCATACCGGGATCAGCATTCCCGGCACAGACATCAGCTTTGACTGGGGACCCTGGTTTTACTATCCGTTTATCGTTATCATGATGATGGCCGTGACTAATGCAGTGAACTTCACAGATGGTGTAGACGGACTGCTTTCCGGTGTCAGTGCCATTGCCCTTGCCGCTTTTGCTGTCGTAGCCATGCAGGCGACTTCGATTGCCGCAGGCGTATGTGCGGCGGCGATGATCGGCGCTGTACTCGGCTTTCTGGTGTTCAATGCACATCCGGCCAAGGTCTTTATGGGGGACTTCGGTTCCTTCGGGATTGGCGGTGCAATCGGGGCCATTGCCATTGTTACCAAAAGTGAGCTGCTCTTTGTAGTTATCGGCGGTGTGTTCGTTATCGAAATGCTGTCCGTGGTGCTGCAGGTGGCTTCCTTCAAAACACGCGGCAAGCGTATTTTCCGTATGAGCCCTATTCATCATCATTTTGAGCTGGGCGGCTGGTCGGAGTGGCGCGTTGTCACCACCTTCTGGGCGGTAAGCCTGCTGCTTGCGGCGGTAGGACTAATCTTGAGCAAGGGGTTGTAA
- the murD gene encoding UDP-N-acetylmuramoyl-L-alanine--D-glutamate ligase, with product MKHPDEYQGKQVVVLGLAKSGVQVAKVLHERGALVTVNDKKERDQSPEASELETLGISVICGGHPDDLIHEGVSLVVKNPGIPYSVPPVQKALELGIEIVTEVEVAYRICAAPMIGITGSNGKTTTTTWVGKMLDAAGMNPIVAGNIGTPLSQAAQEAGADNWMVVELSSFQLKGTETFRPKVGALLNVAETHLDYHGGMEDYVASKAKLFANQGPEDTAVLNWDDPVCRELVPYIKAGILPFSMTEELVQGIFVRPSYVPDTGDDLERVIIYRDYSESETEIAKVSSIGLPGRFNVENALAACGIAIAAGADPAVLGEVLASFRGVEHRLEYVGEKAGTAYYNNSKATNSKATTMALGSFKQPLVLIAGGLDRGSDYMELLPVLSGLKGLVVLGETRDKLAKVAAMAGVKHIISVDNGESAAAVLQQAVREASALAEPGEVVLLSPACASWDMFTSYEERGRIFKEAVHNL from the coding sequence ATGAAGCATCCAGATGAATACCAAGGCAAGCAGGTGGTCGTCCTGGGGCTCGCGAAAAGCGGCGTCCAGGTGGCCAAGGTGCTGCATGAACGCGGTGCGCTTGTTACGGTTAACGATAAAAAGGAAAGAGACCAAAGTCCCGAAGCTTCCGAACTGGAAACTTTGGGAATTTCTGTTATATGCGGAGGGCATCCGGATGATCTGATTCATGAAGGGGTAAGCCTGGTGGTGAAGAATCCGGGAATCCCGTATTCTGTACCTCCGGTGCAAAAGGCGCTGGAGCTCGGCATTGAAATCGTGACCGAGGTGGAGGTAGCTTACCGTATCTGTGCTGCGCCGATGATTGGCATTACCGGCTCCAACGGCAAGACGACAACGACCACCTGGGTAGGCAAAATGCTGGACGCTGCGGGGATGAATCCGATAGTGGCGGGCAATATCGGTACACCGCTATCTCAGGCTGCACAGGAGGCGGGAGCGGATAACTGGATGGTTGTTGAGCTTAGCAGCTTCCAGCTTAAAGGAACCGAGACGTTCCGCCCGAAGGTGGGCGCTCTGCTGAATGTAGCGGAGACGCATCTGGATTATCACGGAGGCATGGAGGACTATGTAGCCTCCAAGGCGAAGCTGTTCGCCAATCAAGGGCCTGAAGATACAGCGGTGCTGAACTGGGATGATCCGGTCTGCAGGGAGCTGGTGCCTTATATCAAGGCGGGTATATTGCCCTTCTCCATGACCGAGGAGCTGGTCCAGGGGATTTTTGTCCGTCCTTCTTATGTGCCTGATACCGGGGATGATCTGGAGCGGGTAATTATCTACCGTGATTACAGCGAGAGTGAAACGGAGATCGCCAAGGTCAGCTCAATCGGCCTGCCGGGCCGCTTTAATGTAGAGAACGCGCTGGCAGCCTGCGGAATTGCCATTGCCGCAGGCGCTGACCCTGCTGTGCTCGGTGAGGTGCTGGCTTCGTTCCGCGGCGTTGAGCACAGGCTGGAGTATGTAGGGGAGAAGGCGGGTACAGCCTACTATAACAACTCCAAAGCTACCAATTCCAAAGCGACTACAATGGCGCTGGGCTCATTCAAGCAGCCGCTGGTGCTAATCGCCGGAGGTCTGGACCGCGGCTCCGATTACATGGAGCTCCTGCCTGTCCTCAGCGGTCTGAAGGGACTTGTGGTCCTCGGCGAAACCAGGGACAAGCTGGCGAAGGTTGCGGCCATGGCAGGAGTAAAGCACATCATCTCCGTCGATAATGGAGAGAGCGCCGCCGCCGTGCTGCAGCAGGCTGTGCGGGAGGCTTCCGCGCTTGCGGAACCGGGAGAAGTCGTTCTCCTGTCTCCTGCGTGTGCCAGCTGGGATATGTTTACCTCCTATGAAGAGCGCGGGCGTATTTTTAAAGAGGCGGTGCATAACCTTTAA